The Garra rufa chromosome 8, GarRuf1.0, whole genome shotgun sequence genome has a segment encoding these proteins:
- the LOC141341034 gene encoding ankyrin repeat and SOCS box protein 1-like has product MMADGEDVFEGDAEEVPSVPEPQLPNATAAGRNLRGWLQEQFGDKPLEPCEDMSLHNAAHVGDLDTLKTLLQEDGFKLRINEKLIWSCGLLPCTPLRIAAMMGHRECVEYLISQGAAVDLVDVKGQTALYMAVVNGHLDCVKILLKAGADPNGSFHHRSTPIYHAAQVGRVDIIQELIRFNADIDIDHRLDQRSMFGARTLTTLAPCPLFISAAYHHLPCFRMILNAGANPNYNYNGPINMEVLLKGRASCMLDAVLKLGCEPAFVSLLLDHGADPYLVTWDELDPDTMVRIRVNAEALHVYQEAKKNPRRLMKLCRITIRKIMGKKRLSCISSLPLPETVIKFMFHKD; this is encoded by the exons ATGATGGCTGATGGTGAGGATGTTTTTGAAGGGGATGCTGAAGAAGTCCCATCGGTCCCTGAACCACAGCTCCCAAACGCTACTGCAGCTG GCCGTAACCTGAGAGGATGGCTTCAGGAGCAGTTCGGTGACAAGCCTCTGGAACCGTGTGAGGACATGAGTCTACATAACGCTGCCCATGTAGGAGATCTAGACACTCTTAAGACCCTCCTGCAAGAAGACGGCTTCAAACT GCGGATCAATGAGAAGTTGATTTGGTCCTGTGGTTTGCTGCCGTGCACGCCACTGCGTATTGCTGCCATGATGGGCCACAGAGAGTGTGTGGAGTACTTGATCTCTCAGGGAGCTGCAGTGGACCTGGTGGATGTGAAGGGTCAGACTGCTCTATACATGGCTGTGGTTAATGGACACCTGGACTGTGTGAAGATCCTCCTGAAAGCCGGTGCTGATCCAAACGGCAGCTTTCATCACCGGAGCACCCCAATATACCATGCTGCACAAGTGGGCCGAGTAGACATTATACAAGAGCTGATCAG GTTCAATGCTGACATTGATATTGACCACCGGCTGGATCAGAGGTCTATGTTCGGCGCCCGCACTTTGACAACTCTGGCACCCTGTCCGCTTTTCATCAGCGCTGCATATCACCACCTCCCCTGCTTCCGGATGATTCTGAATGCCGGTGCCAACCCCAACTACAACTACAATGGCCCCATAAACATGGAAGTGCTGCTCAAGGGCCGAGCCTCCTGTATGCTGGATGCAGTTCTGAAACTCGGATGTGAACCGGCTTTCGTTAGCTTGCTGCTGGATCACGGAGCTGACCCGTATCTGGTCACCTGGGACGAGCTTGATCCTGACACCATGGTTCGCATAAGGGTCAACGCTGAAGCTCTTCATGTTTACCAGGAGGCCAAAA AAAACCCGAGGAGACTGATGAAACTGTGCCGCATTACGATCCGGAAAATCATGGGCAAGAAGCGTCTATCGTGTATCTCTTCCCTTCCGCTGCCTGAAACGGTCATAAAATTTATGTTTCACAAGGACTGA